Proteins from a genomic interval of Ciona intestinalis chromosome 9, KH, whole genome shotgun sequence:
- the LOC100187163 gene encoding ankyrin repeat domain-containing protein 40-like has product MSNTNGEQLRECCSLGDVTKVQILINSGVNVNSQNPVNGWTALHWAAKRNHCDVIKLLLENGANKEMLNKDGKSPRELTTNPDVLALLGHNVIIKESVQQESKTTFVPNYLANPPFIYSQQQHQQPNKQQHQQPNKQQELPEAPPPPAQSHKGTGFWYQPREMFAVLKDSHKPCGLVVHPEYLVLRALGWANNVELQFKR; this is encoded by the exons ATGTCGAACACAAATGGAGAACAACTTCGAGAATGTTGTTCCCttggtgacgtaacaaaggTTCAGATTCTTATAAATTCTGGAGTAAATGTTAATTCCCAAAACCCTGTGAATGGATG GACAGCACTGCATTGGGCAGCGAAGCGAaaccattgtgatgtcataaagctATTATTAGAAAATGgggcaaacaaagaaatgttgAATAAAGATGGGAAATCCCCACGAGAACTTACAACGAACCCAGATGTTCTGGCATTGTTGGGTCATAATGTGATAATAAAAG AATCAGTtcaacaagagagcaaaaCTACTTTTGTTCCAAACTATTTGGCCAATCCAcctttcatttattcacaacaacaacatcaacaacccaacaaacaacaacatcaacaacccaacaaacaacaag AGTTGCCAGAAGCTCCCCCACCACCAGCACAAAGCCACAAAGGTACCGGGTTCTGGTACCAACCAAGGGAGATGTTCGCCGTGTTGAAAGATTCGCACAAACCATGTGGGTTGGTCGTCCACCCTGAGTATTTAGTGTTAAGAGCCCTGGGTTGGGCAAATAATGTTGAACTTCAGTTCAAACGTTGA